A region of Curvibacter sp. AEP1-3 DNA encodes the following proteins:
- the tilS gene encoding tRNA lysidine(34) synthetase TilS codes for MTQSFDQAMRAFEPALPLGVAYSGGADSSALLVACARQWPGQVVAIHVNHGLQAAAADFEAHCRSVCSRLGIPLHVEAVHAHAVPGQSPEDAARIARYKAFDALAQMECAGVAIKSIAIAQHADDQVETVLLALGRGAGLAGLSGMPAQWQRGNVHFFRPLLQVAGDALKRWLVANNEPWVSDPTNADHRYTRNHIRSELLPALQRVFPQFLETFARSARHAAEAEALLAEMADEDWRAVEREATGRPDIRSLQALSPARQSNVLRRWLKLGHGVIPQASQLLELRKQVQACKTRGHRIHLKVGNGFVTRRGATLEWQVASFHSGQ; via the coding sequence ATGACACAGTCATTTGACCAAGCGATGCGGGCCTTTGAGCCCGCTTTGCCTTTGGGGGTGGCCTACAGCGGTGGCGCGGATTCGTCGGCCTTGCTGGTGGCTTGTGCCCGGCAATGGCCGGGGCAGGTGGTGGCCATTCACGTCAATCATGGGCTGCAAGCGGCGGCTGCTGACTTTGAAGCCCATTGCCGAAGCGTGTGCAGTCGTCTCGGTATTCCGCTGCATGTGGAGGCAGTGCATGCCCATGCAGTTCCCGGGCAAAGCCCGGAAGATGCTGCCCGCATTGCACGATATAAGGCTTTTGATGCTCTGGCGCAGATGGAATGTGCGGGAGTAGCTATTAAATCTATAGCAATTGCCCAACATGCTGATGATCAGGTAGAAACAGTGTTGCTGGCTCTTGGCAGAGGCGCAGGCCTGGCTGGTCTTAGCGGCATGCCTGCTCAATGGCAGCGCGGCAATGTCCATTTCTTTCGTCCATTGCTACAGGTCGCCGGTGACGCGCTCAAACGATGGCTGGTAGCCAACAATGAGCCCTGGGTCTCGGACCCCACTAACGCTGACCATCGCTATACCCGCAACCATATCCGCTCTGAGTTGTTGCCCGCATTGCAGCGGGTTTTTCCACAGTTTCTGGAGACTTTTGCCCGGAGTGCCCGCCACGCTGCGGAGGCGGAAGCTCTTTTGGCTGAAATGGCCGATGAGGATTGGCGGGCGGTGGAGCGTGAGGCGACCGGTCGGCCTGACATTCGCAGTCTGCAAGCGCTCTCGCCTGCGCGGCAGTCGAATGTACTGCGGCGCTGGCTGAAACTCGGGCATGGTGTGATTCCCCAAGCTTCCCAGTTGTTGGAGTTGCGTAAGCAGGTGCAAGCGTGCAAAACGCGGGGTCACCGCATTCACCTCAAAGTGGGAAATGGATTCGTGACGCGGCGAGGCGCTACGCTCGAATGGCAAGTGGCTTCATTTCATTCCGGACAATAA